A window of Macrotis lagotis isolate mMagLag1 chromosome 1, bilby.v1.9.chrom.fasta, whole genome shotgun sequence genomic DNA:
tgtcatttgataatagctagcatttatatacctAAGTACTTTAGAAAAACTATCTCACTTCATCCTTACACCAACTCTTggagataattattattattccattttacagaggtcCCTAGGCCAGATGGCAGAGTGATTAGAGAACTGGCCCAGGAGGTAGGAAGCttcgagttcaaattcagctttagacacttgctagctttgtgaACCTGAACAAATAACTTtatctgtttttctcagtttccccatttgtgaaatggagataataaaaccCACCCTCcagtgttgtgaagatcaaatgagataacatatgtaagtgttgtttaattattttttaatcatgtccaactcttcatgatcctatgtAGGATTTTtataaagatcctggagtggtttgtcattactttctccaattcattttacagatgagaaaaataaggtagACCAAGTGACTTGCTCCTGGTCATGtagtttttaagtgtctgaggtcagatttgaactcaagaagataaacttcctaattccaagctgcgcactctctccactgtgtcacctagttgctcaACATAactaaagtactttgcaaatcttaaatgttaaatattatcaGCTATTTTTATCTACCTTTATAATATCCTatcagagctatccaaaagtagaatgggctttCTTGGAAAGTAGTAGGTTCCCTGACTAGAGGAAAGGTTTGGGTAAAGGTTTGGTACCTGTTTCAAAATACCTTGTAGATGGGATCATTTTCTAGTGTGCTTTGAACTAGAAGGCCTCTGGGATTCCTTTCAAATCTGAAATTTTTCATTCTATGTAATGATTCATTTTTGAACCAATGACAGTAAATATAGGTAAAAATCTTTATTGAATAATAAGTAATAACTTATTTTAACACATTCTTCTGTCTATTGCACATGAGTGTTTTCCTCCTGCATTCATGGaaacataggaaaaaaagataaatatgatcCAACTTGATGTGACACAATAAATTAATACACTTTTAAGGCACACATAGCAGGCTTATATCCTCCCTGGTCCTTGTGTAGTCATCAGAAAATGAACCATTCTCATTCTCATTGGTTTTAGTGAAGAATTTGGTCCATTCACTTTGACAGTGCCCCCATCTTATGACTCTCTTAACAATTAAACCAGCTGTTGCTCTTTAGGGTTCTGATCACCGTCTTAGCATTAGGGTCAAATTCAAACTGGGAGGATCcactgaagaaatagaagaatccTGTaagtaaaagcaaagaaaataattagcagtTGTTTTTAACAAACAAAACTTTGAGAATATACATAACCCAGAATCAAATATTACTTTCTCAAAATTTAAATTggaatttttctctttgcttccctttctccatcctttttgttgaatcaaattgaattattaaatcagagcatcataggtttagagctggaagagattttagaaatcaTATAAGCCCATACCTACCCTCATGGTACCAATGAAGAGATTAAAATCTAGAGACATTGAGTCCCTAGCTGaagatcacacaaatagtaagcaTCAGAActgtatttaaattcaaatttcctGGCTCTAAGTCTATTTTGCTCTTTCCTTTGGAAATTCCAtgtaagggaagggaataaaatactatttgccagacactatgccaagaactttacaaatattatctcattcgatTCTTACCCCAACCCTGTGAGGAATGTACtcttaatatcctcattttacagatgagaaaactaaggcaaaagtTCAGTGACTTCcttaggttcacacagctagtatgtgtttgagactggttttgaactcaggtctccttgattccagaaccagtactctattcactgcaacacctagctgatCTTtcgtggtttctttttttaaagtcactATAATGAAGACTTTCCTATATTTATATACCCACCAAAGAATACAAAATGTAGCAACTCAACACATGAGCTAGTGAGAAAGCAATGTGCTTCTGGTTTGCAagcaaaataaagtttaaaattgttACAATTATTAACATAATTAAGACTATACCATAGCTTCAATATTATTTTCTCAAATAGAAATTTAATTATGACAAAGTTGTTGGGAGGAGGTAGGGAGAAAAGTTGAAGAAAGGCTTGAATTATTatataattgatttaattttctacCACATTTTAAATTTGCAAAAAGTGTCCCAAGGCAACCAGAAGATGAATCAGGAAGAAAATTTCTAAAATCTTCCCATTATAATAATAGGTACACTTTGTTattgagaaaatatattatatcttaccAAATGCCTCAAAAGCAGCATTGACCTTCTGGTCAACTCCTGGAAAGTCTGTTGCTATCTGTCTAGGATAGCCATGGTCCATGGATTGTCTCTTTTCATCATAGCTAATGAAAGCAAAATGAACAAAggttagaatgtaagatccttgaagacAGGGTAAGGCTTGCTACGGTATCCCTTACTAGTGCATAGAAGATGCTTAATCAGTATCTATTGACTGATCATTCTAATGAGGCTGAAAACACATCCTAGTGTGAAGGTGAGTACATTCTGCTGAATTTAGAGAAGAAGTCAACCATTTGAAACTTTTCCCAGATATGTTTACAGAAGATTTTTACTTAttcttaagtttattttttcctaaaagacaTTCAGTGTAGCAATGAAAAcaggttcttttcttttaatgttcaGTTCATATATAACCATATTGACATCTTAGCCCTGCTATTCACTTGGTGGCTCATGCTGGTCCAATGTTTTAACTGTCTTGAAAAGAAATATCAAACATTTTTAGGCCCCCAGATATTTTATTTGTCCTATGTATCCTTGAGTCCTAACAGATACATCATCTCCCCACCTTTAATCAACCATTCCCAACTACTAAAAGCAACATACAGTTCCAGATTTGGAAGGAGGGGCAGGTAGAATACAATATATGGGCTTATAATGGAGACTTTTTCCTAATCAGTAACATATATCAGAGTTCAGCTTCACTGGCACAACCTTAGGGAACCTAAAAGTCATCTCTTCACCTATTATAATAAGCTATCAGGGTAGAACTTCACTAAAGAATATCCTCAAGTTGAGTCTTACCTCCAGTAAATATCATTCACAAAGaaataggttttttgtttttctttgtggaAAAAGGCTGCATCAATTTTCTTTACTGTTTGTGGAAAGCCCAGAGTATGGATATCTCTTGGGTAGCCTGCCTGGATGTCACTTCCTCTGACAGCCCAGTACTTGCTTCCTATGAAAAGAAATCAATCAGGAGGTTTGAATGAGAGATAAATCAAAATTCTTTATTGTCATTTAATTTTAGAAGTACTTTTGATGAAGAAATATGGTAgagcaacaaaaatattcatctgCCCCTGAGTGGCTGGATAACTCCAGTTGAGTTATTTTAAtctctctgtatctcagtttcctcatctgtaaaacggggaTAGTCATATTTATCCCTGTTCTTGTTTGAAGATCAAGTGTTAAGGTTTTACATTTGCTAAAACAACCCAAACCTTTATATGAAAtttgaaaacaatatttaatactaataataacagcttacatttatataacatctaTTATATATGAAGTGGTAAGAGTGACAGACCaggtcagaaagacttatcttcctgagttcaaatctggtctcagactcttacctAGTTGAAAaccctagaaaagtcatttaaataatttgtctcagttttcttatctgtaaaatgacatggagaagaaaatgacaatatttcCTTTGCCAAGTACCTGTGCTATtgtatctttgtcaataaaatcTCAAATGTGACCACCAAGATTTGAACACAACTGAGTAACATCAAAATAAACTAGGTTCAGTGCTTAGtacttttaaaattgattttccttGACACTCTAGAAGGCAggcattattaatattatctcaattttatagttgagggaactgaatcaaacagaatttaagtgattttcccaagatcccACAACTAGTAAGCAGTTCAGAAGCcaactttatccactacactacatACCTGCCTTATTGggtattttattaaatgaatttgTCATCAATTATGTCGCATGCTTAAGCAAAGAAGGGTAATTTTGAGGTTTTAAAGTTGTAATGTTGGATTCTTTAAGAAAAAGCAACTTCAAGAGGCAATATTTAAACCATAAATATTTAAACCAATATTTAAACAATATTTAAACCATAGGACATAGATATTGTGTTTCCTTATTCTCAGGAATATTTCTTAGAGGGGCAAAGAGCCACTGGGTCTAGATTTAGAGGACCTAGAGTAGGGCAAGTAACTTAGCCTCCCAGGTATCAGTTTCCTTTTCAGAAAAGTAGAGTTTGATTTAAAGATCAATactatgattattatttcatACATTTAGGCATTAGAACTGCTATATTATATACCAAAGAATAAAACATGATTtgataaagtaaagaaaatgcaAGTCTTGTTAGGGTTTAACCcacatatttaaagaaattaatgttCAATAGttacctttaaaaagaaaaaccatgtcCTTGGTAGTTAGTTCATAGGCAGCATCAAAACCCGTTGGAAGAGAGGGCCAATAGACAGACAACATATAAAGTGATGGTTCTATACTGTTGGTGGACTTGCGCCAAAAGTACctgaaaccaatttttaaaaaatttaattcatcaaatattccattagttttaatatttgaaatatttataagtAAATTTCTCTGAGAGAGGGGGAGGTGGGGAGCAAGAGTATAGAAAAGGAGGGCTCTCTTATTGGGTGATCAGAACTTTCTTCTTAAGCCCATTTCTCACAGGTATTTTCTCTGTTGCTGAAGACCTTCATACACTGTCCATCCCCACTCTATCCATGCTGTTCTTTTAGTAGTTTAGAAAACTGTTAATCAGTAATGGGAACAGGTCTTCTAGGATATCTCTCAGAAACATATGGAGTCTTATGTTCCAGGAGAAACAGGTTGAACAACACTGTATATTCTCTCAAACTAGACTTTCTGTAATTCACTCTTAATCTACCTTAAGAACTTGCAGTGTGCATTTTCCAGGGGTTATGGGGCTGTGCAAGCCTCATATCTGACCTGTGGAAGGTAAGCATGTCTTTGTAATTATTTATTAGTAGGGTGtgttttaaaaagtcaaacacAGAATATTACTTTGGGCAGATATATAAATGTGACTACTCAATTATAGATTACTCATAATAAATCAATGTCACTAGATGAGACTCCAGTGGCAAGAGAACTGTACTGTTCTTGGTATCAGAGAACATAGGTTTGAACTCCAGTTCTGCAATTAAGATTAtgggatttagaactgaaagaatcCTTTGGGACCAGTTAGTGTAACTCCAACAAAAAGAAAGACTTGGGACCCACACAATAGAAGTCAATTACTCTAGGTCCAACAAGTAATCTTAGATCTGAGATCTAAGTCCAAGTCTTCTGTTCCTAAATGCAAAAACTATTTAACTTTCCACTGAGGCACACAATTCACTTCTTTAAGAGTCTTCAAGGGTAGTAAATGAcatgttttctccatttttctagaGCTTGTCTAGTTCTCTGAGTTAGTGGCAAAATCAAGAGCAGAACCCTCACCCAGGTGCTTCATAGAGGTGTAAAGATGATATCCTAAGTGGTCTGatcaaatctctttattttacagatgaagagactgaagccaaaaaaaagtaaagtaattcTCCCATGATCCATGCTACCCTTAAAgatctgtttccattttaggttttttttttttttaggtttttgcaaggcaaatagggttaagtggcttccccaaggccacacagctaggtaattattaagtgtctgagactggatttgaacccaggtactcctgactccaaggccggtgctttatccactacaccacctagccgcccctccatttTAGTTTAACTCAAAAGTTGGGTAGACTACAGCttcctttgtttttctgattctgagatTAAGGCTCATTACACTACACTATGTTGCTTTCTAGGCTCTGCTACTGGGTGGGacaattaggggaaaatttttaataagTGACTGTTTtgagatttaaaaatcaaatcaaatcagaaGTAGCAGAGATGGAATACTAAATCTCTTGACTCATAAAATGGTAATCTTGATTATACCATGCCCTTAATGATCCTGGGACATTGGAGGAGTCACTTGACCAACGACATcttagttttgttattttataaaatgatgtgTTTGCACAATGCAGGCCTCCAAGATTCTTCCCATTTCTAAGTCCTATCAATCCTATGATTCATGACACTGAAGGCAGCTATCCTGAACCATCAATTACATTCAGGTCTGCAAACAAGATGTTCATCATTTAGAAAGACAGAGTCTAGGGAATGTAGATCAGATCTGAACTTGTGGGTAGCCTAAAGGAAAATTTCTGATACTGAATGTTTAGAAATTCGTGTAgagatttggttttgtttttcttttcttagttcaAAAATTTTAAGAACTAGGTGGAGGGAAATGTTTCAGCAGCTCTTACCTGTCTTTAAAGAACAACATTTCTCCCCGAAGAGTGCTCACTGCATCAAAGGACATTTCTGGGTCACAAGTTGCTGGGGTCTCTTCAGGCTTCTCTTGTTCTGTAGATTCTGTGGGTAGCACTGGATCAGCAGGAGAGTCTGATGgatatcctagaggaaaaattagggaaaaacaaaaggaaatgaatgagtGTGCTATGATGCAGGCATTTAAGTATGTCCTAAAAGGATCAAGCTTTCCTTACATTTACAGAGTATACTTGACTTAAACCCATTTCATCATATTTAGATTTCCCCCAAgattcctcatctctgcctcttaaaatACATAGCTTCTTTTAAGATTCAATTAATGAACTCTTACTTCTTCTAGGTGGTCTTCCCTGCTCCCCACAGCTTATAGTGCTTCCTCATCTAAGACTACCAAACTTGattttcccattaaaatgtaaactccttgagagcagagactattttttctttgtatctctagcacttagcacactACTTAGTAGTAAgtctttaataaatgcctgttgataaACAGACAAACAGATAAGGAGACAAATTGAAGAACCTCTTAAAAAGaattgaactcatttttttcaCTCACCATAGAGAGTCTGAATGCCATCAATATCATCCTGAGAAAGGAGAGACTTGGTGAGGTCTATGTTTGGATCGTAGACTGGGTACATCAGAGCATTGGGAACATTAGAATGAAGGAGACCCAGGGAATGGCCAATTTCATGAGCAGCAACAAGGAATAAGTTGATTCCTGGTGGGAAATCATCAATTTTCAGTGACCAAAAATTAATCAATATGTCTGAGgttaaagaaaatgtttcttaTTGGCTTAGAGGAGAGTGATGACTTGTGAAAGAAGACTAAATATGTCATCTCAATGATAAATGAAGTTGGAAAACAATGTTTTTTCCCTTGTGGTGTTGGGAAGAACATTGAGCAAACCCTGCTCTAGAaaagtgtttttccttttttttttaattgagagaaaaaatatatagaattaaatgATATATGTCATTATGAAAATTGTATTTTGGCTCCTAGACACTATTGAAAAGTGGCATGTAGCAACTCTAATATCAATGCCAACGATATTGACATTTTCATTCTACTTTGAAGTCTTTGGGTGGCAAACTCTTgctatttttctattctactaataaatactttttgaaagtATTGATTGTATAATCCTGCTTAAGTGGTTTACCTAAAAATGTGCAGGCCATTATGTTAGGTACTGGGAGATTTGCCTACTTTTCCTTCcactatttttataaaatacttattcaAAGGCAACTGGAGGAGGAGTGGATAGAACTTTGGATGTGGGATCAGGAAAACCTGGCTTCAAGTTCCTCCTCTGACAGTTATTGATTGTATAATCATGCTTAAGTGGTTTACCTAAAAATGCCTCAGGCACTAGGACTTCTCTACAAAGTCATAGAAAATGGGGCTAAAGAGAATTCCCAATGCTGAGGAAATCATGATTTATGACTCTTTATTAGATACTATTGAGACAGCAGTTAAGGACTAAATATaacatatctttaaaaaaaagacaaattattcCTAGTATATCTATCAATCATTTCTCAAAAGTAATTGACTATTGCACAAACATCTTCAATCTTTGTAATCTAAATAGTATAACCCAAGTCAATAGGAAGTAGTGGAAAATGAATCAACCTTTTAGTCAGTAGAAGTGATTTCAAGTCTGACTTCAGGaatacactagctgtgtgactctgagaaagagtgtaggtggcacagtggatagcgtgCTGACCCTAGAGAGACCCAGAGAAGGACTCctcttcataattttaaaatcttgtctcaggggcagctaagtggcacagtggatagagcctcagccctggagtcgggacgacctgagttcaaatccaacctcagacacttaagaattgcctagctgtggggcagctaggtggtgtagtggataaggcaccagccctggagtcagggagtacctgcgttcaaatccagtctcagacacttaataattacctagctgtgtggccttgggcaagccacttaactccatttgccttgcaaaaacctaaaaaaaataaagaatggcctagctgtgtgaccttgagcaagtcacttaactccattgccttgcaaaaaaacatctTATCTCATACactgtctagctatgtgacctgggtaagtcatttaatcttgtttgtctcagtttcctcatctgtaaattgcgctggagaaggaaaaggcaaaacactccagtatctttgccaagaaaatacctaATGGGGATctaaatgattgaaaaatgactcatgaccctgagaaagtcagaCTCTTAGTGCCCCCAAGCAACTCTATAAACTGGTTAccccaaaatagaaatgaatgttacataagaaaaacaatttgttGCACACAAGAGGAATTATTTCTACACTGAGATCTTGATTGAGGcaaaattatgtttatatttagcCAATGAGTTTATGCTATTTGTGGTCAAAATGGAAATTCCAATCCTGATCTAGATGGACCTTTCCCCTTTCTAGAGGTAATTGACCCAATCTAGTCTAAAAGTTTTTGTTTAGTATGCACTTCAgtattattctttcaataaagtgtctacttccatttaaatttctaGCACAACAACAATTTTCATTCTTAGTAAAAATATAATATGTTTTTATAACTTGCTAGAGTGCTCTGAAACATATAATTAAGCAAAGAATAGGAACACTGAAGCAAGGATACTACATGGTTGGAATATTTCAAAGATACCATGAAAGAGTGTCTGAGCCTAGATAcataaaaatcccaattaaaCAAAACCCCATCTCCCCTCTCAAAAGAATAACTTCCCAGCTATACCATTAGGTAAGCAAATTTTAATTcactatattataccttcaacATTTAAAAGATTATAGAAATTGCCACTGATAATAAACTTCAAGATGCTCAGATTATAGATTTAGGGCTCAAAAGCACCTTAGAGAATGTCTAGTCCAATgcattcattttccagatgaagaaactgaatcttagGGACGTTAAAAGACCTGTCAGAGTTCACATAGGTAGAAAGAGTCAGATCATAAATCTTATACCAGGTCCAGATTATGAATCATTAACTATACTCATTTAAAGTAAAATGGTGAGTTaatgtattttagaaaaattttaagcaacagtgatataaaacaaaaaaaaatcaacttctaaAAATTCATTCAACAAGGTCATCTATTTCCAAAGCTTTTtagttagtcatttttattaaaaattaaccTAAGGTAATTTTAACCTACCAGTCTTATCTTCTGTCCAATTTTCTTCATCATCCAGGTGAACATCTCCATTAATATTAGCTCCAGGTGGATAGGCATGACCCAAGACTCCCCCAGGTCCATCAAAGGGTAGAAAATCTCCATGATCTGacagaaaataatcattttttggaGTAGTCAGGGATTTGACTTCAAAAGTCTTGGAAACAATTATAACACATTATTAAATTCATATGGTTAGTTGTCTTTTAACTAGTTAGTTTCCTTTGGCAAATCCCCTAACTTATCTCTACCACTCCTAAAGGAAGTGTATGAAATCAAGATTCTtttctatctgttttttttttaaagtggggtTATTCTTCCAGGCTATTATGGGTTCATTGGATCAAATATTAAGAGCTAAAAAGGACTTGAAAAGTCATGACTTACTGAGTATACATGTCCACCTCCAAGAAAAGGTATTTATATATTGCCCCTATTGTTAGTTCCCAACCCcaatatataaatgattttatatttctattggatgtattttgtttttacttatcaATCTGTCTAACTATctattgggagagagagagagagagagagagagagagagagagagagagagataaaatttggaaatatgaaaGCTCCTTAAGGACATCCTGTTctgttttttgactttgtttctacAGCACCTACCCCACTGTCAAGTCCATTGAGGCACTTATATacagtataatatataataatataattttatattatattattgtggaatatattacatatacGTATTTATGTTTAATAATATCTAATAGACACATTGAATTGATCATAAAATCCCAGATTTAtcactggaagagacctcaggaactatctagtccaacccttccCATaccctcccattttttttttaatagatggaCAGTCTCAgcaaggataagtgatttgcccaatatcacacagtaAATAACAGAGGCATAATCTGAGTCTTGGTCTCTATACTTTCAAGCTAAGAAGTTTCTCATTTTACTattgttggggaaaaaaatcctcattttgttgaggaaattgagtcccagagaatTTGTCTTAATCCAAATCATAGACATAATGATTGTCAAATCCAAGAATTTAAACCTAAAGCCTCTGGTTTGAAATGCAGCATTCATTCCACtgtagaaagaggaaaggggaatgggggaaaggaagagagagagtatGTTTTTTACCTTGGATGGCAAAAGAGATCATTATGTCAGCTTCTCCTGTCCAGAGCCTGGTAAACGTGAGGGGAATAACATCACTCCAGACTTTCAGAGCTCTCTCTATGGCAACGTCAACATCAGATTTTTTCATATCATCTGTGTAGTTCACAATCCTTTattaaagaattgaagaaaattaacccaaaatcattattttgcatatgagaaataaatgacaaagtgAGACTGCAAGCAACCTCTGCATCAAGCATTACCTGTATGTAACctcattttttctccatttaggTTTATAGGGAAAGAAACCAAAAGAGGAAGCATCAGGAAATCCACATCTGGGCTTCTTCATCATCTCCATAGTGTCATCATCCAAATTCCCAGTCACCTTCAAACCTAAAAAGCTTTGCATCTCTTGGATTTTTGCAACCACAGGACTACTGTCCTTCCTACGAACAAACTGCTTCACATCTTTTTCAAGGTGATAGAAGTCTTCTaagtatttctaatgagataaGAAGCATAATTATTTGGTCACTCCTAAGACTTTTGAcctaaaacaaataataataggaTCTAATATGGCATAGCATATAAAAAGTCagtcatgaagtcaggaagacttgaatttaaaatttGCCCAGACACATAATGACTATTTAACTAAGGATAACCTTAATTTCAGTGcctcagacaactctctaagaatataaaatatagataaatgaTGGCTTTGTATCAATGAAGGGAATTTTTATTC
This region includes:
- the LOC141508181 gene encoding stromelysin-1-like, translated to MEMKSLSVLLLYLAFSAAYPLNPAATAGKLSMDRIQKYLEDFYHLEKDVKQFVRRKDSSPVVAKIQEMQSFLGLKVTGNLDDDTMEMMKKPRCGFPDASSFGFFPYKPKWRKNEVTYRIVNYTDDMKKSDVDVAIERALKVWSDVIPLTFTRLWTGEADIMISFAIQDHGDFLPFDGPGGVLGHAYPPGANINGDVHLDDEENWTEDKTGINLFLVAAHEIGHSLGLLHSNVPNALMYPVYDPNIDLTKSLLSQDDIDGIQTLYGYPSDSPADPVLPTESTEQEKPEETPATCDPEMSFDAVSTLRGEMLFFKDRYFWRKSTNSIEPSLYMLSVYWPSLPTGFDAAYELTTKDMVFLFKGSKYWAVRGSDIQAGYPRDIHTLGFPQTVKKIDAAFFHKEKQKTYFFVNDIYWSYDEKRQSMDHGYPRQIATDFPGVDQKVNAAFEAFGFFYFFSGSSQFEFDPNAKTVIRTLKSNSWFNC